The Thermococcus alcaliphilus genomic interval ATTTCTCCCATGTTTTTGTATGAGAAAAATTTCGAGCTGCAGAAGGCGAAAGCCCTTGAAAGCCTGAAGGAAGCTCTTGAAAAAGGTCTAGTGGACAAGGACATTATCTCTCTTTTAAAGAAGATCAACTCCCTTGAAAACTACTTCACAACATCCTCTTGCTCAGGCAGGATAAGTGTTATGCAGATGCCAGATTTTGGGGACAAGCTCAATGCAGTATGGCTAGGCAAGTGGCATAGAGAAGTGGAATTGGAGGAGGTGCTTGAAGCTATAGGGAAACACAGTGAAGGCATGCTCTGGTTCATGCTTCACAGCCCAATACTCCATATTTCCGCAAAGACTCTAAAAGATGCTGTGGAATTGCTCAACTTAGCTATCTCCTGCGGCTTCAAGCATTCAAACATCAAAAGCATAAGTCACAAAAAGCTCGTAGTGGAAATTCGCTCAACTGAGAGGATGGATGTTCCCTTGGGCATGAATGGAGAACTCTGGGTAAGTGAGGATTATCTTAAGAGGATAGTTGAAATTGCAAATCTTCAGCTCAGAAGAGCCAAGGAAAAGCTCAGAAGACTTGAGAATGAAATTGAAAGGCTACTAAAAGCTTGAGCTTTCCAAGGGTTTTTATCGGTTATGAACTAACCCTCAAGCCCCCTGAACTTCAAGAGCAGGAACACTCCAAAAACTGCCCAGAAGATTGAGATCAAAAACGCACTTCCACTCTCTCCTGTCATCAATCTGGCCGCGCTCACCGTGGGTAGGAGGTTCATCACGGCTGCAAGCTTTTCCGGAAGAACGCTGTTAGGATAATAAACCGGCGGGAAGACCGTTAGGGCCGTAACGGTTAGGTTCGAGAACCTCATAAC includes:
- the taw3 gene encoding tRNA(Phe) 7-((3-amino-3-carboxypropyl)-4-demethylwyosine(37)-N(4))-methyltransferase Taw3, which gives rise to MFLYEKNFELQKAKALESLKEALEKGLVDKDIISLLKKINSLENYFTTSSCSGRISVMQMPDFGDKLNAVWLGKWHREVELEEVLEAIGKHSEGMLWFMLHSPILHISAKTLKDAVELLNLAISCGFKHSNIKSISHKKLVVEIRSTERMDVPLGMNGELWVSEDYLKRIVEIANLQLRRAKEKLRRLENEIERLLKA